In Subdoligranulum variabile, the genomic stretch GAGCGTTTTTTAAAGCTGGTTAAAAAGTATGAGAACATTACAGAGCTTACTCCTGTCATGATAAATGAATTTATAGATAAAATACTGGTTCACGAGCCACAGGGAAAAGGTGCAGACCGCACCACAGAGGTGGAGATATATCTTAACTATGTCGGGCAATTTCAAGTACCTGTGGAGCAGCATGAACCAACAGAGGAAGAAAGGATTGCTGCTGAAAAAGAAGCAGATCGACTTCGCAGAAAACGAGAATCCAATCGTAAGTATATGAAAAAGATTCGTGAGAAATCAAAAAAATTTGCGGAGCATGAGCGTATAGCAGAAGAAAAAAGTTCTGATAGCAAGCTGTGTGCTGAACAGAACGCCACAAGCAAATCAAATCGGCAAAAAGTGAAAGGAGAAAAAATAGCATGACAGAATTGAAACCACGAATCCATGATGAAAGCAACGGTCTGGACTATGTTCTTGTGGGCGATTACTATGTGCCGGACTTGAAGCTGCCGGAGGAACACCGCCCTATCGGTATGTGGGGCAGACTGCACAGGACATATTTGGAGCAATACCGCCCTGCAAGGTTCTCTGCCCTCTGTTTATCCGGCGAACTGCATACTTACCTTGCTGACCTGAACAAACAGGCAACGGAAAGGTGCAGCCTTATCATTGAGCAGATGAAACAAGCCGAGGGTGTGACCGAAACCATGAAAGCAGACAATCAGATGTTGTGGGTACAGTCCATGAACTCTATTCGTAACCGAGCCGAAGAAATCATCAGACAGGAAATGATTTACTGCTGATTTTATCAAGTCCAAAACCAACAAATTTATATCGTAAACGAAGCGACAGGTATTTCCTTATGAAGTGTCTGTCGCTTTTCATTTATCAAATTTTAAGGAGGAAAACACAATGAAGATGAACCGGAATGAAATGGAAACCCTTTATGCCTTTGGCTGTCCGAACCTGAAAGCAACTGTCGAGCGTTTGCGTATGGTGGCTGCCCTTGCACCCGATCCAGCGGCGAAGAAGCTGTTTTATATGCTTTCTGTCAAGCTGAGTGCTGAGGGTGTTGAAAGGTGGTATCGCTGCTTTTACTGCAAGCTGCGTGTGTTGAAAAACCATAGGGAGGGCTGCTATGGAGAGACTGACGAAGATTGAGAAAGAAACAATCGTTCTCTTTAATGAGGGCGAGGACAAGGCAAATATCTACACCCACAACGCCGGATTGAAAAAGAGGTTGGCTGCTTTTGCTAAGAAGTACCCTGACCTTTGCCGACTGGAAAAATCCAATGTTCAAGGCGGTGTTTCTTATGAGCTGGCAAAGTCCCGTCTGTCTATCCGTTTCCTGCCGCCTTACAGTGAGGAACGCAGACAGAAAGCCAGTGAATATGCGAAAAAGCATGGGCTGAACAGTCAGCAGGGATAATGTGATAATCAGGGCTGATATGCGGTTAAAATGTCAGGTACAGACCTGATGTTTTGACCGTTGCCTATCGCCTGTGAGGAAAGTATCGGGGACTATGGATTTTGCAGAAATGTGCGTTACAAGGCTTGAACAGGAACTCTGCACACAAAATTTTTTCTTCCATTCTTTAAGTTGATGAAGTATAATAAAATATGAAAAATTGAGGTTTTTAATGCTCGATTTCAAACAATCATTTTTATATATCTGGGACTATGGAGGGCAAAATGAATGATTTTTTACGAATGTGTTTTAATATAATTACACAAATAGGTCCCTATTTAGTTGTACTTCTTCTTTTGAAATATCTTGTAAATCTTCAACAAAAGAGAGCTAAAGAACGAGAGGAAGAACAGAAAAAGGGAATAATTAGAACGCATTATACAATAAAAACAGAGAAATTCCTTGTCGTGGCATTTATCGTAGGTACAATATTTTTTGCTTGTTGTACGGCTATGAGTCTTAGGGAAAAAGAAGATATGTTTGTCATTTGTATATTTGGAATATTTTTTTTAGTAGGCATAAGCGGAATAGTCAATATGGTAATGTGGAAACTGGAAGTGAACGGAGATGAAATCACATGGCGGTCAACTTTTGGAAAAAAGAGAACTTTTCGTTTTGGGGATATTACCTACTGCGAGAGAAAAAAAGGTTCTGTGCGTGTATATGTAAATGGGGAAAAGCTATTTACCATTGATAGTAATATCGATAAAGAAGAATTTATGGAAGATATAGAGAGAAGAAGAATCCCTGTAAAATCTTACTGGACAAATCAGCATAAGAAGAATCGTAAATGACATAGATTTTATAACAGTACGATGTTAGACAACTGAATATGACCGTCAAAGTCGGATGAAGAAACCGATGTATTGAGCGTAAAGCGATCATGCGTCGGTTTTTCTTATTTCATGAGCTGACAGAATTCCGACTGTATATCGCCTGTGAGGAAAGTATCGGAGACTATGGATTTTGCGGAAATGTGCGTTATAGGTAAGTAAAAAACTACTTGATAGAGCGTGAATTGAATTGTTCATATCGGTATGATATAATTTACTGAAATGAAGCAAGAAGGTGGACTTTTGTATGAAAAAATTTTTGAAAATATTGCTAATCATTGTAGGAATAGTTTTTTTGATTTTTGCAGCGCTGATATGTATTGGACTGTTTGTTGATTATGATGACCATATTGAAAATGGTCGTTATACTTATGTTCCGGAAGATGACAATAAAGACAATGCATATGTCGAATTCAATTTGAGTGATTACGATAAAAAGGATTCTGAACTCATATATTATAGTTCTGTCGAAGAAGCTATTTTGAATTCTCCTTTGAATGCTGAAAATGAAGAATTTTCTGTTCCAGAAGATTTTCTTAATCATGTTGATGAAATATTGCATATATGGAATGGCAAACAGTATGATACTATTTTCTATCGGGCAGGAAGTGATAACGATCCCGTTCAAGGTTTTGTGATTGCACGCTGCAAAAAAAAGATAGAAAATGAAAGTACACAATATGCGTTTGTAAATGCTACACCAGCTACCACTACACCAGATACCACTTATGGGGGAGACTTCAAAAAATTTATCCATTTATCTTTAACAATAAGTGATATTCAACAAGACTTAAATCCAAATTATCCGGATACCAGATTCGTTTTTGGCTATGCACATGATAAAGAAATTTACTCATTAGAAGTAGAAGGTCAAAAGCCAGATGGGATTATAGAATATGAAGAATATGGTAGAACGATGTATATGTGGTATTATAACGATTTGAAAAGCAATAAAAGAGGCGATTGTCTGAGCTACTCAGTAGATGTGCCAGAGTAATTTTTCAAATTGGCTAATCTGCCACAACTGAATATGACCGTCAAGGTCAGATGAAGAAACCGATGTATTGAGCGTAAAGCGATCATGCGTCGGTTTTTCTTTTTGCAAAATAGTCCGGTGGACTGTTTTGTAAAACCGAAGGAACTGACAGAGCTTGGGACGGGGCGAAGTCAGTTTGTTCGGGCGGGAGTACAGAGGGTGCAACCCTTTGTGCATGGGTACAGGGAATGCAATATCCCTGTGCAGGTCAAGGGCGGCAGCCTTGCCCAGTTAAGTGGCGTTTCGCCACTTAGTACTGGGTATTACTTGACGCAGAAAGCCGCAAGGAATCAGCTTCGCTGCCCTTCTCCCCTGTCGGGGAAATCAAAAAGAAGGAGGAACTCATGTGAAATTAACAAGGCACAATGGACGAGCCGGAAAGAATGGCGTTTATAATCCGAAGCACAATGACCGCAGTTTTGACATTGCCAACAGCGAACACATTGACGAAGAACGAGCCAAACAAAATCTCTATTGGGACTGTTACAATGGCTTCCGCAATTTCAAAAATCCCGAAAAGGAAAATGAGCTGTCTGCCACTTTTGAAGATGTGGAACAGCTTTTTTATCGTCAGCGGTATCGTGATTTTGTGACCGGACAGAACGAAAGAAATGTGAAGAACCGACACCCTGAAAGAAATAAGGAAACCGGAGATTTGCTCAAAAGCAAAAAGACCTGCCCAGAGGAAACGGTCTATCAGATTGGAACGCTTGATAATCATGTTCCACCAGAACTGCTCATTGAGATCGTCACAGAATTTATGGAAATCGTAAATGAGCGTTTCGGCTCTCATGTCCATATCCTGAATTGGGCACTGCACTTGGATGAAAGCACCCCTCATATTCACGAGCGTCATGTGTTCGACTGTGAAAATCAATATGGGGAGATTGCCCCACAACAGGAAAAGGCTTTGGAAGCACTGGGGTTTGAACTGCCAGAACCGGAGAAGCCTGTCGGAAGAAAAAATAACCGCAAGATGACTTTCGATTCAGCCTGCCGAGTGCTGTTGTTTGATGTGGCGAAAAAGCATGGCTTACAACTGGAAGAAGAACCGGAATATGGTGGTCGTGCTTATCTGGAAAAACAGGACTATATTCTTTTCAAGCAAAAGGAGCAACTGGCAGCACAGGAGCAAAAGTTGGAAGAACTCACGATGAAGATTGAAGATGTGGAAGCTCTGGTGGACGAGGTTGCCGATATTGCCTATGACAAGGCGGTTGAGGTCGTTGCTGATACTGTAAAACTGGAAACGCACAAGGAGGATATTAAGCTGGTGGAGCAGTCTAAAGCGTGGGTTCTCTCCCCTGAGCGTAAGGCTTCAAAGAAAGAAGTTGAGTATGCAGTGAAACGATTGGATGGCGTGATTGCCAGAATCACAAACGCTATGAAATCAACCATTCAGAAAATCCAAACCACGCTGATGAAACCGGAGGTCAAAAAAGCCGGAACGGAGCAAATCAAGAAGAAAGCCAAAAATTCTATTATAGAGCAGTTGAGCCGCAAAAAGAAAGAAATTGCAGAGCGTGAAGTCAGCCGGACGGATCAGGCAAAAAGCAAAAAACAGGATATGGAACTCTAAAGCACTTGCTGTTTTCACTTTGAAAATGACAGGTGCTTTTGCTTTAGGGAGTAAGAAAATATCTTCCATTCTTTAGGTTGATGAAGTATAATGATAGTAAGAAATTTTTTGTAATGACCTTAATCCAATAAGTGATTTTGCAATTATTCAGTAAAGGATGTAATTATATGAAAAAAGTATTGTTGCTTTCCAGTGTGATTATTATACTCGGTTTAACAGGCTGCTCTAACAAATATTTCAATGACTGGTTTAGCTCTGAACAAAATGAAACGGATAAGATGTGTCAACAAATTATCGAGGCATGTAAGCAACAGGATTCAGAGAAACTCAAATCTCTATTTTCCGAAGAAAGCAAAAAGAACATTGAGAATTTAGACACTGAAATCTCTGCTTTTTTCGATTATATTGAGGGCAGTATCCAAAGTTTTGAGGGCGATTGTGCATCATCAAGTGAAAGCAACTATGGTAAAAGGAAAACGGAATTGGATGGTATGTATCTCATATTGACAGAGAAGGAACGGTATTGTATGAATTTTTATATGTATAGTGAGGATGATGAAAATGCTCAAAATGTGGGGATATATAAAATTGAAATTGCATTGGAGAGCGAAGTGGCTGAGGATAATTTTATATGGGATAATCCCCCAAACGGTATTTTTGTTGGAGGACAAAATTGATTTTTGTTATGAGAGAACATTAAAGTATAAATTTCGGATGGTATAAGAAAAACTGACTACAATTAAATCTTCACAGCTTTACTAAGCAGGAAATCTGAAAAGTTCTCCTGCTTTTTTGCACTCAAAATAGAATGTGGAACTCTAAGACACTTGCTGTCTTCGTTTTGAAAATGACAGGTGCTTTTGCTTTGGGAGGCAAGAAAAAATCTTCCATTCTTTAGGTTGATGAAGTATAATGTAAGCAACAAACTTGAAGTTTAAGGGGATGATATTATGGATTTTGCTATATTTAGATTGTTTATAAGAGTTTCATTATTTGTTATAGCGTTAATTGCTTGCATTATCTATCTAATTAAAAAAAGAAAACTTATCTATTCGATATTTTTTGATAAAGAAGCGATAAAAAAAGAATATACTGGAAAAAATGATATAATATTTCTTCGATTGGCTAATACCATTCTTGTTATAGTAGCTATTCTTTTAATCTTATATTTGAAAGATTTTGTTTTAGATATGCCTTACATCATAAACAAACAGTATAGTTATGCAGAAGGATATGTAACTGAACAATCTCATGGTGGTGCAGATATATCTTCTGAAAGAAGAAGTATTTTTCTATATGATAAAGTTAAAGATGATGAAATCGAAATCACAGTATTTTCAAGGTATATTGATAAAAATACTTATTTAAAGGTACAATATCTTCCGCATACGAAATATGGTGCTATTGTAGAAATTAAATAATTCATTCTAAAAAGAAAATTTCCAGTTTGTATAACTGGCAACCCAACCACAATTAAATCTTCACAGCTTTGCTAAGCAGGAAATCTGAAAAGGTCTCCTGCTTTTTTGCACCTAAAATTAAATATGGAACTCTAAGGCACTTGCTGTTTTCGTTTTGAAAATGACAGGTGCTTTTTTCGTTTCAGGAAAGGAGTCACATGAATGTATTTGAAGTTGTAAAAGAAAATGTTACTGCCCGACAAGCCGCAGAAGCCTATGGCTTGAAAGTGGGTCGCACAGGTATGGCGTGCTGTCCGTTTCACTCAGATAAGTCCCCCAGTATGAAGCTGGATGAACGCTATTACTGTTTTGGCTGCGGAGCAACCGGAGACGCTGTTGATCTCACAGCGAAGCTATTCGGTATCGGGCTGAGGGAAGCTGCTGTCAAACTTGCTGAAGATTTTGGTCTTAACTATGACAGCCGACAAAAGCCCAGTGTCCGCCCTCGTATTCGTGAGCCGACACCGGAACAGAAGTATCAAAAAGGAGAAAATCATTGCTACAAGGTGCTGACGGATTATTTTCATCTTCTTAGAGAATGGGAAAAGAAATACGCTCCTAAACAGCCGGATGAGGAATGGAATCCCCTGTTTGCAGAAGCACTGCATAAGAAGAACTATATCGAATATCTGCTTGATATTCTTCTGTATGGTTCATTGGAGGAACGAAAAGCACTTGTGGCAGAACAGAGAAAGGAGGTGTTAAAACTTGAACAGCGAATTGCAGAACTGTCAGCAGACAGAACCATGCACAGTAGAAGAAATCCGAAACAGCTTAGAGCAGAGCGAGAAAGGTAAGGTTTATAATACTGCCGCAAATTATAAGCGTGTTCTGCAATATGATCCACTTTTGAAAGGGGCTATCCGAAAAAATCTTCTGACCGAAAGAATCGACATTGTGAAGCCCCTCGGTTGGTATCGTGACAGCCCGACATTGACGGATGTGGATGTGAAATATCTGCTCCTATATTTTGAAGAAAACTATGGATTGACCGTAGAGAAGAAAATCATAGACGCAGTTGCGGTTATTGCCAACGAAAACCGTTACCACCCTGTCTGTGATTTTCTTAATGCCCTGCAATGGGACGGAACAGAACGCATACGCTTCTGTCTGCACCGCTTTCTCGGTTCTGATACAGATGATTACACCTATGAAGCATTGAAGTTGTTTCTGTTGGGTGCTATCTCACGAGCCTTTAAGCCGGGGTGCAAATTTGAGGTTATGCTCTGTCTTGTGGGCGGTCAGGGAGCTGGAAAGTCCTCTTTCTTCCGTTTGCTTGCGGTCAATGATGACTGGTTCTCTGATGACTTGAAAAAGCTGGATGATGAAAATGTGTACCGCAAAATGCAGGGGCATTGGATTATTGAAATGTCGGAAATGATTGCAACCGCTAACGCTAAGAGCATTGAAGAAATCAAGTCCTTTCTGAGCCGCCAAAAGGAAACCTATAAGATACCGTATGAAACACATCCGGCAGACAGAAAACGACAATGTGTGTTTGGAGGTTCTTCTAATACCCTTGACTTTCTTCCCCTTGACCGAACAGGCAACCGCCGCTTCGTTCCGGTTATGGTCTATCCTGAAAGGGCTGAGGTTCATATTTTGGCGGATGAACAGGCTTCCAGAGAGTATATCAATCAGATGTGGGCAGAAGCTATGGAGATTTACAGAAGCGGCAATTTCCGTCTGAGATTCAGTCCGGCTATGAACGATTATCTGAAAGCCCACCAAAAGGATTTTATGCCGGAGGACACAAAGGCAGGACAGATTTTAGACTATCTGGAACGCTATTCCGGCAGCATAGTCTGCTCTAAGCAGCTTTACAAGGAAGCACTGGGGCATGATTATGACGAACCGAAACAATGGGAACTGCGAGAGATCAATGACATTATGAATAACGCTGTCACAGGCTGGATGGCGTTCAGCAATCCGAGATATTTTCCAGAGCCTTACCGCAGACAAAAGGGCTGGGAGCGTATCAGGAACGACAACGAGCCTGACAACAGCATGGATGGTTTTCAGGAAATCCCGACAGAGGAAATGGAACAGTTAGGACTTCCGGAGGAATGGTTGAAGCAAAAATAAAAGCCCGTTGTCGCTTCGGTTGTCGAGCCGGTTGTCGGTCTGGTTGTCGGGCAAAAATCCCGAAAGCCTTGATATTGCGGCACTTTTCCCTCTCTGACAACCATGACAACCAATATTATAGAGAAAAAGAAAATAGTAAAAAGATAGTATCGCCCGATAAAGAAAAAAGGTTTTCTGATGTCCGTTGTCGGAACTTCGTTGTCAGACCTTTCCTTGTCGGGCTTTTTTCATTTAAGGAGGAATATCGTATGACAAATATCGTGAACAGTACACTACCCACCCCAAATAACCATTCGGAGAAAAACAAACCGGATGGAGTTTTTGTGATTAAGCAAGGCAAAACAAATTATAAAGTCAAAGTGTTTTTTGACCATAGTAGCGGTTTGACTGCTGAGGACAGATTGAAACGCATTATTCAGGCAGAAGCAGAGGGAGAATCTGCGTAAGTAATATGAAAAATATCCATGCACCCCCTTGACAAAAGCTTTCAGAAGACACGCTCCTGTCTGCAATGGAGACTGCCGGAAACGATCAGTTTGACGATGACACCGAGAAGAAAGGTCTCGGAACACCCGCGACCCGCGCCGGTATCATTGAAAAGCTGGTGAAATCCGGCTTTGCAGAGCGCAAAGGCAAATCCCTCATTCCCACGAAGGACGGCTGCAACCTTGTCTGCGTCCTGCCGGAACAGATCACATCTCCCGCAATGACGGCGGAATGGGAAAACACGCTCATGGAGATTGAGCGCGGCAATGCGGATGCAGACGCATTCCTCAGCGGCATTGTCCGGATGACCGGGGATCTCGTGAAAGCCTATCCGTTTCTCTCCGATGCCGAAGCCCAGCGTTTCGGCACGGGCAAAGAGGAAATCGGCAAATGTCCCCGCTGTGGATCTCCGGTCTATGTCGGCAAGGGCAATTTCTACTGCTCGAACAAGGAATGCTCCTTCTGCCTGTGGGAAGACAACAAGTTCTTTTCCAGCAAGAAAAAGAAGCTGACCAAGAAGATTGCAAAGGAGCTGCTGGACAAGGGCTGGTGCCGCGTGACCGGGCTTTACACGCCGAAGAAGCCTCAGCTCTACGATGCGGTGATCCGGCTGGATGACAGCGGCGGCAAATACGTCAGCTTCAAGATGGAGTTTGATCGATGACCCACCCAAAGTATGTTGCTTCATGCAGCGGAGGCAAAGACAGCGTAGCGACGCTCCTGCTGGCTGCACAGCACAATGAGCCGCTTGACGAGGCGGTTTTCAGTGAGGTCATGTTTGATCAGGACACAAGCGGCGAAGTCCCGGAACACCGGGACTTCATTTATGACCGGCTCAAGCCCTTCTGCGAAAAGGAGCTGGGCATCAAGTTCACCATTCTCCATGCAGACAAGACCTACGATGAGGTGTTCCATCATGTCATCACCCGTGGACCGCACAAGGGTGTGGTTCGCGGCTTTGCATGGGCTGGTATGTGTGCAGTCAATCGTGACTGCAAAATCCCGCCAGTCCGCAAGTACAATGCCGCACTCTCGCCGGACACTGTGAGCTATGTCGGCATCGCGGAGGATGAGCCAAAACGCCTTGCTCGTCTGGATGGAATAACGAAGGTCAGTCTGCTTGCCAAATACGGTATGACCGAGGCGGACGCCTACAAGCTCTGTCAGGAACACGGGCTGCTTTCCCCAATCTACGCTCACTGCCGAAGAAACGGCTGCTGGTTCTGTCCCAACGCCAGTGACTCGGAGCTGCTGCACATGGTCACAAAGCACCCGGATATATTTGACCGGCTGATTGAATGGGAGAACGAGGATAACATCTTCCATCGTCGGATGACGCGCAGAGAAACCCCGTCTGAGGTAAAGGCTCGTTTACTGAGCAAATCCCAGACGGGGTTTTCTTCTCCCCGAAGCAAATACGAAATGGAGGTTTGATATGGCTGAAAACAGAAATGCACAGCAAGTCCGCGAAATCACGGACAAGCTGGAACAGGGCATCAAGGAGCTTTTTGAATCCGAGCGGTTCAAGGAATATCTCCGCACGATGTCCAAGTTCTACAACTATTCCTTCAACAACACGCTGCTCATTGCGATGCAGAAGCCGGAGGCAACCTATGTTGCCGGTTATACCTCGTGGCAGCGCAACTTTGACCGTCAGGTCATGAAGGGCGAAAAGGGCATCAAGATTCTTGCACCCGCGCCGTACAAGGCGCAGGAAGAGCGTGAGAAGATTGATCCTTTGACGCAGAAGCCGGTGATCGGCGCAGATGGGAAGGCTGTCACGGAAACGGTTGAGGTCCTGCGTCCTGCCTTCAAGGTGGTAAGTGTCTTTGATGTTTCCCAGACGGACGGCAAGGAGCTTCCGGACATCATCGTCGATGAGCTGAAAGGCACCGTCGAGAACTACGAGGCGTTCTTCGATGCACTCAAGCAGGAATCTCCCGTCCCCATTTCCTTTGAGGATATTCCGGGCGGCGCAAAGGGATTCTTCTCACCGGTTGAAAGCCGCATTGCCATTCAGGAAGGCATGAGCGAAATCCAAACGGTCAAGACCGCCATTCACGAGATCGCCCACGCAAAGCTCCACGCTGTAAAGCCGGACGAGAAAACCGCCCCCGAAGACAAGAAGGATCGTCACACCAAGGAGGTTGAAGCGGAAAGCGTAGCTTACACTGTCTGTCAGCGGTACGGCATTGAAACCTCGGACTACTCCTTCGGGTACATCGCCGGTTGGTCATCCGGCAAGGAAACCAAGGAGTTGAAAAGCTCTCTGGACACCATCCGCAAGACGGCGGCTGAGATGATCGAGGGCATTGACGCCAAGCTCAAGGTGCTGCTGGCAGAGAAAGCACAGTCCGCAGAGAAGGAAGTCGAAGCTCCCATAAAGGAAGCTGTTCCGGAGGAAAAGCCGGAAGTCCCCATTTACCGCGAGACAGCGAATTACGCCTATGAAGCCGGTGAGATGGAAGCATACCGTGCTTCTCTCGCCGCAAACGTGGAATGCCGCAGTGCGATTGAAGCGGCGATCAGTTCTAACTATGGGGACAACCGACTGGATGCGGATGCTGCCGTGAAAAGTGTCCTTGAGCAGTTCTCTCCAGAGCGCGTCCGGTATGTCCTCGCAAACACCATTCAGCAGAAAGACTTTGACGGGCGCATTCCCCAGCCCCTCAAGGAATGGGCGAAGAACGTTGAGGTCTGCCCTGAGAACGCCTCCCACTTCCTCGTGGACAAAGCCAATCCCGGACTGACCGCACTTTTCGTGGATGCGTTCCGTCAGCAGACCGAACCCCAGAAGGAAGTCACTTCTGAGAAAACAGAGGAAAGAGACCCGGAGGTCGTTGCGTGGGAGAACGATGAGATTACCTCTATCGAGGTAAAAACCGTGGAGGTCAAGCCTCCCGTTGTCCCCTTGCCGGAGGAAGCAGCGAAAGCACCGAAGGCACACCGCCTGACTGCCGAAGAGAAGGAAATCAAAGCCGCCGTCATGGACACGCTCAAGGGGCAGATTGCCTATAACAATGACGGTATGCGGGCGTCCTATCGCGCCTCTAACCATTCCTTCAATCTGCTGGCACGGAACGGCGTCAGGATCGAGGGCAACACGGTCACGCAGAACGGTGAGCCGCTGTTCAAAATCCATCGCCGTCATGCGGCGCGGAAAACACAGGGCTGCTACCGTGAGCTGATGCCGACGCTGGAATACGTCAAGCAGGAGCAGAAGCAGGAAAAGCCCTCTATCCGCGATCAGCTCAAAGCTGCCGCGAAAACGCAGCCGGAGAAGAAGTCCCCGGTCAAATCCAAAACACACGACATGGAGTTGTGAGAAAGGAGAAGCATGAAGAAATACACAGACGTTGACATCGTTGCGGAGCTGCAGAAGCTTGTGGATAGTCATGTAGACAGCTACAAGGAAGACTTCGACATCGACAAGCGCATCATCCGCCGCGCCGCCGAAAGCCAGAATCCCGAAGACAAGACGCTGATGTGGTTCTGCCGTCCGCATGGGACGCACTGCCTCAATGAAAATCAAGTCTTTATTCAGGGAACGCGAGATCACAACACCTTCCGCTTTTACGCGGAACAGACCTACGACGAATGCGTTGCCCGCGTCATTGTCCCGAAAGCCGTCAAGCGCGGCAAGGTCTTCGGAGATGTCTTTGAGATCAACTACCGGGAACAGGCGGCAAATGTGGCGCAGAACTCGGTTGCGCCGGATCACGACCGGCTGACCTTTGCAGACGGCTTTGTGCTGGAAGCCCCCTGCCGCAGCAGCTTCGATGCAGCAATGGCTCTGATCGGTGAGCATGGCGGCGTCAAGACCCACCAGACGCTCCCGAAGGACGCGGATGCTCTGGCGGAAGTGCTGTCCAAGCAGAAAACCCGCCGTGACAGACTGCCGGAGGCAGATAGGACGGAGGTGCTTTCGCCGCTCCCCGTCGCAGAACTCCGGAAGTACGAAGCGGTCAAAAAGGTACATCCCGACGCGCTGGTTTGCTTTGCCCAGAACGGCTATTTTGAGCTTTACGGCAAGGACGCGGAGAAAGCCGCGCCGCTTCTCGGCACAAAGCTCCTTGAGAAGAAGGTACGCGGCAAGCCCTCCATGCCGGTGACCGGCTTCCGTGAAAGCGCATGGGTAGCCGGTTCTCACAAGCTCTGGAAGTCCGGCGTGGATGTCTTTCTCAGCAAGGACGGCGAGACCTTCAAGGAACTCAAAGCCGCAGATTACATTCCTGTCGGTGCGACGCTGAATGTGGATGGGATCAAGTGCAGAATCGACGCGGTTGATT encodes the following:
- a CDS encoding TnpV protein — protein: MTELKPRIHDESNGLDYVLVGDYYVPDLKLPEEHRPIGMWGRLHRTYLEQYRPARFSALCLSGELHTYLADLNKQATERCSLIIEQMKQAEGVTETMKADNQMLWVQSMNSIRNRAEEIIRQEMIYC
- a CDS encoding DUF6560 family protein, which gives rise to MNDFLRMCFNIITQIGPYLVVLLLLKYLVNLQQKRAKEREEEQKKGIIRTHYTIKTEKFLVVAFIVGTIFFACCTAMSLREKEDMFVICIFGIFFLVGISGIVNMVMWKLEVNGDEITWRSTFGKKRTFRFGDITYCERKKGSVRVYVNGEKLFTIDSNIDKEEFMEDIERRRIPVKSYWTNQHKKNRK
- a CDS encoding DUF5104 domain-containing protein: MKKVLLLSSVIIILGLTGCSNKYFNDWFSSEQNETDKMCQQIIEACKQQDSEKLKSLFSEESKKNIENLDTEISAFFDYIEGSIQSFEGDCASSSESNYGKRKTELDGMYLILTEKERYCMNFYMYSEDDENAQNVGIYKIEIALESEVAEDNFIWDNPPNGIFVGGQN
- a CDS encoding CHC2 zinc finger domain-containing protein, whose amino-acid sequence is MNVFEVVKENVTARQAAEAYGLKVGRTGMACCPFHSDKSPSMKLDERYYCFGCGATGDAVDLTAKLFGIGLREAAVKLAEDFGLNYDSRQKPSVRPRIREPTPEQKYQKGENHCYKVLTDYFHLLREWEKKYAPKQPDEEWNPLFAEALHKKNYIEYLLDILLYGSLEERKALVAEQRKEVLKLEQRIAELSADRTMHSRRNPKQLRAERER
- a CDS encoding VapE domain-containing protein, giving the protein MQNCQQTEPCTVEEIRNSLEQSEKGKVYNTAANYKRVLQYDPLLKGAIRKNLLTERIDIVKPLGWYRDSPTLTDVDVKYLLLYFEENYGLTVEKKIIDAVAVIANENRYHPVCDFLNALQWDGTERIRFCLHRFLGSDTDDYTYEALKLFLLGAISRAFKPGCKFEVMLCLVGGQGAGKSSFFRLLAVNDDWFSDDLKKLDDENVYRKMQGHWIIEMSEMIATANAKSIEEIKSFLSRQKETYKIPYETHPADRKRQCVFGGSSNTLDFLPLDRTGNRRFVPVMVYPERAEVHILADEQASREYINQMWAEAMEIYRSGNFRLRFSPAMNDYLKAHQKDFMPEDTKAGQILDYLERYSGSIVCSKQLYKEALGHDYDEPKQWELREINDIMNNAVTGWMAFSNPRYFPEPYRRQKGWERIRNDNEPDNSMDGFQEIPTEEMEQLGLPEEWLKQK
- a CDS encoding DNA topoisomerase, which gives rise to METAGNDQFDDDTEKKGLGTPATRAGIIEKLVKSGFAERKGKSLIPTKDGCNLVCVLPEQITSPAMTAEWENTLMEIERGNADADAFLSGIVRMTGDLVKAYPFLSDAEAQRFGTGKEEIGKCPRCGSPVYVGKGNFYCSNKECSFCLWEDNKFFSSKKKKLTKKIAKELLDKGWCRVTGLYTPKKPQLYDAVIRLDDSGGKYVSFKMEFDR
- a CDS encoding DUF3849 domain-containing protein, coding for MAENRNAQQVREITDKLEQGIKELFESERFKEYLRTMSKFYNYSFNNTLLIAMQKPEATYVAGYTSWQRNFDRQVMKGEKGIKILAPAPYKAQEEREKIDPLTQKPVIGADGKAVTETVEVLRPAFKVVSVFDVSQTDGKELPDIIVDELKGTVENYEAFFDALKQESPVPISFEDIPGGAKGFFSPVESRIAIQEGMSEIQTVKTAIHEIAHAKLHAVKPDEKTAPEDKKDRHTKEVEAESVAYTVCQRYGIETSDYSFGYIAGWSSGKETKELKSSLDTIRKTAAEMIEGIDAKLKVLLAEKAQSAEKEVEAPIKEAVPEEKPEVPIYRETANYAYEAGEMEAYRASLAANVECRSAIEAAISSNYGDNRLDADAAVKSVLEQFSPERVRYVLANTIQQKDFDGRIPQPLKEWAKNVEVCPENASHFLVDKANPGLTALFVDAFRQQTEPQKEVTSEKTEERDPEVVAWENDEITSIEVKTVEVKPPVVPLPEEAAKAPKAHRLTAEEKEIKAAVMDTLKGQIAYNNDGMRASYRASNHSFNLLARNGVRIEGNTVTQNGEPLFKIHRRHAARKTQGCYRELMPTLEYVKQEQKQEKPSIRDQLKAAAKTQPEKKSPVKSKTHDMEL
- a CDS encoding MutS N-terminal domain-containing protein; this translates as MKKYTDVDIVAELQKLVDSHVDSYKEDFDIDKRIIRRAAESQNPEDKTLMWFCRPHGTHCLNENQVFIQGTRDHNTFRFYAEQTYDECVARVIVPKAVKRGKVFGDVFEINYREQAANVAQNSVAPDHDRLTFADGFVLEAPCRSSFDAAMALIGEHGGVKTHQTLPKDADALAEVLSKQKTRRDRLPEADRTEVLSPLPVAELRKYEAVKKVHPDALVCFAQNGYFELYGKDAEKAAPLLGTKLLEKKVRGKPSMPVTGFRESAWVAGSHKLWKSGVDVFLSKDGETFKELKAADYIPVGATLNVDGIKCRIDAVDFAVDEVRLTNIEDKNRPIRFSESIQYVRSYVEDAGTAIYDTIPKKPAARESIRDKLKSAQKAQPPHTPKPQKLKGKDMEL